Part of the Gallaecimonas pentaromativorans genome, TGCGGTACCAGCTACCACGCCGGTATGGTGGCCCGTTACTGGATTGAAGACATCGCCGGCATCAGCTGCAACGTCGAAATTGCCTCCGAGTTCCGCTACCGCAAATCCGTGACCCGCCCCGGCTCCTTGCTGGTCACCATTTCCCAGAGCGGCGAAACCGCCGACACCCTGGCCGCCCTGCGCCTGGCTAAGGAGATTGGCTACGCCAAGACCCTCACCATCTGCAACGTGCCTGGCTCGTCCCTGGTGCGCGAATCTGACTTGGCCCTGATGACCCGCGCCGGCGCCGAAATTGGCGTCGCCTCCACCAAGGCCTTTACCACCCAACTCACCGGCCTGCTGATGCTGACCGCCGCCCTCGGCCAAGGCCCGGCCCAGCAAGTGCGCATCGCCCTGGCCCTGCACAAGCTGCCGGCCCTGATTGAAAGCGCCCTGACCCTAGACAAACAAATCGAAGCCCTGGCCGAATGCTTTGCCGAGAAGCACCACGCCCTGTTCCTGGGCCGTGGCGACCAATACCCCATCGCCATGGAAGGGGCGCTCAAGCTCAAAGAAATCAGCTACATCCACGCCGAAGCCTACGCTGCCGGCGAGCTGAAACACGGCCCCCTGGCGCTGATTGACGCCGACATGCCAATCATCGTGGTTGCCCCCAATAACGATTTGGTAGAGAAGCTCAAATCCAACATCGAGGAAGTGCGCGCCCGTGGCGGCGAGCTGTACGTGTTCGCCGATATGGACGCCGCCATCAGCCCTGCCGCCAACATGCAGGTGCTGAGCGTGCCCCACTGCGACGAAGTGCTGGCCCCCATCCTCTACACCCTGCCGCTGCAGCTTTTGAGCTACCACGTGGCCATCATCAAGGGCACCGACGTGGACCAGCCCCGCAACCTGGCTAAATCTGTGACGGTGGAATAACCCAACCGATCAGCAAAAAGCCCCCTTGTGGGATGAAAATAAAGTGTCATCCCACAATAAAAAGCCCGCCTTTTGGCGGGCTTTCTTTATGTAGAGTATTGACTAAATAGCTGTGCCGAATAGTAGATCACCCCGAAACCCAGCAATGCCCCAGTTTTCGGAGGTTGTAGTGGCATGGGCTGGTTCACAATTAGGAACAGTTATTTAGCCAGTATTGGATAGGCTCCGTTAGATAAAGGTAAGTACTCACAGTGTTAAAAATTGATTTGATATTAAAACTCCATTTTTTGGATTAGGAGTGTGGGTAAAAAATCCATAAAAAAGTAGATTTTAAACAAAATCCTTAAGCCGTGTGAACATTCGATTCTGGCATGAGAGGGATATTTACTTTTTTAATTTCCAGTGTCGTTATATTGGCTTTCTCAGCCGTCAATATCGTCTTGTTAAAAATATCAGAGCCTATTTCACTGGCTGCCAAGTCAATACCGTCTTTTAGCTCGATATTTAATGAATGCTCGCCGATACAGCCAAAGATAATCGGGTCGGTGTGATTAAAGAGCCCATAGCAGCGGGCACCGGCAGCATCGGCCAGATGCAGCGGGCCTGTATCGGCGCTGATAAATCCGTCCAGCGCCGCCAGGGTGGCCGCCAGTTGGCGAAGATCAGGGCAGCTAAAGGTTTGGCTGTGGGGATGAAGGGGCGCAGAAATGTCCGCGCAGGTCAGCTCTATCCACTTTATCTGGCCGTGTTTTTCAGTCCTTTCTAAAAGACGCTGCCAGTCCTTATCGTCAAGAGCCTTATTACCTCTGGCGCCGCGAAAATAGGCAACAACCGGGCCGGTAAAGTCGCCACGTAGTAGCTTGGCTTGCTGCCGGCCCGCGGCTATTTCCGCCGGGGATAATTGCAATTGATGGCAGTGGATATCTGGCTTGGCATCGATAAGAGGTAGCGCGGCAAAGGCGGCATGGCATTGGCGTTTTGCAACCGTCATCGAGTGCTTGAAGATCAAGTGCCTTTTGCCAAAATGACGGGCCTTCTTGTTGCGGCCGTGGATAAAGGCGGCCAGCAGGGTGTCGGTGGAAGAGCTGTAGGGCATCAGCAATAAATCGTAATGCTGGCGCCGTAAGTCGCGGATGACTTTTATGGCCCTTGGCAAGCGGCCCTTGCCGGTCAGGTTGGTGTGGTAGATTTGCCTAATCCCTAATCCTGCAAAAAGAGGATTCTGCCAAGCTGCATGCACCAGCAGATCGATCTCAGCATGGGGGTAACGTTTTTTAAGCATCCTTAAGAAAGGGATAAGAAATAACATATTGCCAATGCGTTTATTGGTTCTCATCAGCAGTATCTGCTTTACCTGGCCCTCTTCCAAAGGCTGGCTGTCTATTTTGGAAAAATGAGACAGCCAACGGAGTAACCACCCATCCATGATCTTGGTATGACGACGGCGGTATTTATCAAAATGTCTTAATAAATTTTTAATGTGACCCATGACATTGCACTCGGATTGGAAAAGCCAGCCGAGCATCGTCATGGATAATTAAAAGTCTATTAAGAAATTGCCTCGCTAAAAATGGAACCTGGCCGAGATATTGAATTGAAATTGACAACTAACTCATTGATTGCCAAAGATAGTGGTTCATTAAGATAAAAGTAAGGCTTGGGTGTAAGAAGCCAACCACAAAGAATAGTTCAAATTTAAAATAAAAGAGCGTCGTCGCACATTGTCATGAAAAATACATTTAGAATCTACACTCAAATCCTAACACTTTCTTAATATTTGATTCCTAGGGTACACAAAAAATCGCAAAGGCTTGGGCTTGCATGATCCAACAACGAGAATCTTCTCTACACGCAACAACCATTGAGCGTAGCAATGGATTGGGGGCCGATATCGGCTTATTTGGTCATCGCCAGGGGCTATTGATGCTCTGGCTGATGGGGCTGGCGGTGGTCTGTGTCCGGTTGCTGGCCTTTCCACTGCTCCCGGTGGACGAAACCCGCTACCTATCGGTGGCCTGGGAGATGCACCAGTCATCCAACTGGCTGGTGCCGCACATCAACGGCGAACCTTACCCGCAAAAACCGCCGCTGATGTTCTGGTTGCTCAATATCGGCTGGTTACTGGGTATTGGCAGTGATTTCCTGTCGCGGCTTGTGGTGCCTATGGCGGGGTTGATGAACGTGCTGGCGCTGCGGGCCTTGATTGTCAGCGTTGCTCCCCGCCAGCAACAGCTGGCCGCCCTTAGCCCCTGGTTGCTGCTGGGGGCTTTCTCCTGGCAGGTATTCATGGCGCTGACCATGTTTGACATGCTGGTCTGCCTGTTTTTGCTGCTGGCGTTAACCAGCCTGTTCAAGGCTCAGCAAAACCGTTATTGGGCGGTGGTGAGCGGCATTGCGGTGGGCCTTGGCATGCTGACCAAGGGACCGGTCTTTTTGCTTTATTGGTTGCCCATTGGCCTGAGCGCCTTTTACTGGCGGCCCGAGCATCTGGCGTTGAAGCGTTGGTACCAAGGCCTGGCGATGGCGACGGTAGTCGGTATCGCGGTGATATTGGCGTGGGCCATTCCAGCCGCCATGGCTGGCGGCAGCGATTACGCCCAGGCCATTTTCTGGAGGCAGTCGGCAGGCCGGGTGGCCAATGCCTTTGCCCACACCCGCCCCTGGTATTGGTACCTGATGTTGCTGCCGCTGTTCTTGCTGCCCTGGGTAGCCATGCCTTTTTGGAAGGGCCGCATCGCTGCCGCGCCATGGCAGCGCTTTGTGCTGTGCGGCTTTTTTCCGCAACTGGTGCTGTTTAGCATCATCAGCTCCAAGCAGTTGCATTATCTCATTCCCACCTTCCCCTTTGCGGCGGTCTGGTTGGCCGGAAAATGGCTGGAGTTGCCTGGGCGCCGCTGGGGCTTTATGGCGCTGTTGGTGGCCTTTGCGGCGGCTATCGGCTTTTTGCCGGAGCTACTGGCCCATTCCTTCCCAGGCAGCGCCGTGCCGGGTGCGATGCGCTGGATGGCGTTGTTGCCGCTGCTGCTGGCGGCCTGGGTATACCGGCGGCCCTTTGCAATGCTGGTGGCCTTCCCGCTGACGGTGCAGCTGCTGTTGTGCCTGGCCGGGCCGGTGATCCGCCCCTATTACGACTTCAAACCCTTTGCCCAGCAGATAACCCAGATGCAGGACCAAGGCACGCCGGTGGCCTATATCGGCCACTACGCTAACCAGTTCCGCTTTTTAGGGCGCGGAGATAGGGACTTGGTCGCGCTGGGCAAGCCCGCTGACGTGCAAGCCTGGGCCAGCCAGCACCCACAAGGCCTGTTGGTGGCAGTGGTCAAAAAACCCAGCGAGCAGATGCGCCGCCTTGCCACCGAGGTTTACCCCTATCGGACCCGGTTCTTCGTGCTGATGCCAAGCCGCGATTGGCTGATGCTCGATACCGCCGCCGAAGACGAGGAGTAATGCCATAAGCCCAATGCCCGGCTTCGGCCGGGCATTGCACATTAGCGGTGTTAGCCAAAGCTCCAACTCTTTTATCGGCGCAAACCTTACTTCAATCCTTACCAAACAATCACATAGGTTAAATTTGGCCGGTATCGCCAATCGCTGTTTAGGCGTCTGGCGCCGCTAAATTTTTAGATGACGATCACATAAAGCCCTGGGCCTGTCTTTTGATACAGGTTCGACGTAATGTCACCGTTGTTAATGTTTTGTTGCCGTCTTGAGGAGTGTCGGCATCAACCCATTGATAATACGTAAGGGAATAAAAAATGAATTTACAGGAAAAACTGGCTCAGCGCCTGAATGTATCTGCCGACAAGCAAAATGAAATCGTTGAGCTGCGTGAAGAGCACCTGGAAATGATCAGCGGTGCCGCGGCCCATGGTTCTGCCCATGGTTCCGGCCACGCCTCTGGCCACCTTTCTGTTGGTAAAGAAATCGCCGAGTAATTATTTGGCGTTAAAGGTATGGAGTATGTCCATACCTTTTTTAAAATTAATAAAATAAAAGCAGGAGAAATTATGCCGTCGCCAAGGAAAGGTATCGATATCGTACTGAAAATATCTGAAAGGTGTAATTTGGCCTGTACCTATTGTTATTTTTTCTTTCAGGAAATGGATACCCATAAGGAAAATACCGCTGTTATTAAAATGTCTACTGTTGAGCAACTGGTTTTATTTGTCCGGCAAGCGGTAGATGAGATAGGCCTTTCGTCAGTGAATATTGGTCTACATGGCGGTGAACCGCTACTGATGAAAAAAAGCCACTTTGAAAATATCTGCCGCACCCTTTCTGAGGGTATTAAGCCCTATTGCTCGTTGAAGTTAATGTGCCAGACCAACGGTACCTTGGTTGACGATCAGTGGCTTGCCATCTTCGAAAAATACCAGGTCCACGTAGGGGTCAGTATCGACGGTCCCAAAGCTATTCATGACAAAAGCCGAATCGACCACAACGGTAAAGGCAGCTACGACGAGACGGTCAGAGGCATTCGGATGTTGGCCGAGGCGGCTAAAAGTGGCCGTATTCCCTCTACCGGTGCATTGTGCGTAGCCAATGTAGAAGCCGACGGTGGCGAGCTGGTCAAGCATATGCACCAAGAGCTGGGCATTAAGAACTTCGATCTGCTTTTCCCAAGAGAAGGCCATGACAGCTCGTTAAAGCAGCAACAGGATAAATGGATCCGCTATTTTAAAGAGGTACTGGACTACTGGTCGGAGAATCAAAAAAATAACAAGCTTTACATGAATACCCTTAATCGTATTCTGGAAATGATGCTGACCGAACAGCATGCAGAATGCCTGGATGAGTATAAATCCATGCAGCACAATATCATTAATGTCAGCAGCGAAGGTCAGCTTGGGGTGGACGATAATATCCTGTCCTTGGATAATGCGCTTCTTGATAAGAATGTCACTATTTTCAATACCTCGCTTAACCAGTTTCTAAGTAGCCAACTTTGGCAATCTCTTATTACCGCCATTGATGAAAAGCCCCAGGGATGTGACGGCTGTGAATGGTTCCGCTCATGCCGAGGTGGTGCCCTTTTCAACCGTTATCAACGAGGTAAAGGTTTTAAACAGAACACAGTATTTTGCGAGACCATGGATTTTATCCACAATTATATTGCGCAGTATTTGGTGGATAAGGGGCTCTCTCTTGAAGAGCTGAGTAACGTGCTTTCCAAAGATCCTGGGTATCTGGCAAAAAATGGCTTGAATACCACTATTGCCAGAGCCGCAGCCAGAGACGTCGAGATTATTCGTGTCAGCTTGTGAAAAAGGACTTTCAGCATGACCAGCATTACCCAGTTTTCTCTTCCCGTTGCCGGCCAAGATAATGCCGATCTAGTGGGGCTGTTAGCGGCCTTTCAAATGCAATCGGCAGCTAACCGGCTCCAAAAGGAATTTTTAAGGCTGACCGGCAAAAACGATGAGGCGACCGGGTCTGTGTTGGCGGCACTGGAGGGGGTTGACCCTAAAAGCCATTTTTTCAGGCCCGAAGTGGGCTGCCTTTTGAAGATCTTCAGCTTGAGGGACATTACCCTCGAGATGCTGATGGATATACGTGCGCAGCTGGTGATTACTGCGAGCCTGATTGGGGTGCTAAGTGATATCGATATCGGCTTT contains:
- the glmS gene encoding glutamine--fructose-6-phosphate transaminase (isomerizing) encodes the protein MCGIVGAVAQRDVAEILVEGLKRLEYRGYDSAGVAVVSQQGDLGRTRRLGKVQALADALAEAPLTGGTGIAHTRWATHGVPSEANAHPHVSHETLAVVHNGIIENYETLRQSLQALGYVFTSQTDTEVIAHLVHHELKTAASLLAAVQSAVKQLHGAYGMVVMDKTDPERLIAARSGSPLVIGFGIGENFLASDQLALLPVTRKFAFLEEGDVAEVTRHEVNIFNTSGQPVVREAAETDLKHDSGDKGPYRHYMLKEIHEQPIAIRNTLEGRLVGDSLTLAELGDLSDIQHVQIIACGTSYHAGMVARYWIEDIAGISCNVEIASEFRYRKSVTRPGSLLVTISQSGETADTLAALRLAKEIGYAKTLTICNVPGSSLVRESDLALMTRAGAEIGVASTKAFTTQLTGLLMLTAALGQGPAQQVRIALALHKLPALIESALTLDKQIEALAECFAEKHHALFLGRGDQYPIAMEGALKLKEISYIHAEAYAAGELKHGPLALIDADMPIIVVAPNNDLVEKLKSNIEEVRARGGELYVFADMDAAISPAANMQVLSVPHCDEVLAPILYTLPLQLLSYHVAIIKGTDVDQPRNLAKSVTVE
- a CDS encoding glycosyltransferase family 9 protein gives rise to the protein MTMLGWLFQSECNVMGHIKNLLRHFDKYRRRHTKIMDGWLLRWLSHFSKIDSQPLEEGQVKQILLMRTNKRIGNMLFLIPFLRMLKKRYPHAEIDLLVHAAWQNPLFAGLGIRQIYHTNLTGKGRLPRAIKVIRDLRRQHYDLLLMPYSSSTDTLLAAFIHGRNKKARHFGKRHLIFKHSMTVAKRQCHAAFAALPLIDAKPDIHCHQLQLSPAEIAAGRQQAKLLRGDFTGPVVAYFRGARGNKALDDKDWQRLLERTEKHGQIKWIELTCADISAPLHPHSQTFSCPDLRQLAATLAALDGFISADTGPLHLADAAGARCYGLFNHTDPIIFGCIGEHSLNIELKDGIDLAASEIGSDIFNKTILTAEKANITTLEIKKVNIPLMPESNVHTA
- a CDS encoding ArnT family glycosyltransferase: MLWLMGLAVVCVRLLAFPLLPVDETRYLSVAWEMHQSSNWLVPHINGEPYPQKPPLMFWLLNIGWLLGIGSDFLSRLVVPMAGLMNVLALRALIVSVAPRQQQLAALSPWLLLGAFSWQVFMALTMFDMLVCLFLLLALTSLFKAQQNRYWAVVSGIAVGLGMLTKGPVFLLYWLPIGLSAFYWRPEHLALKRWYQGLAMATVVGIAVILAWAIPAAMAGGSDYAQAIFWRQSAGRVANAFAHTRPWYWYLMLLPLFLLPWVAMPFWKGRIAAAPWQRFVLCGFFPQLVLFSIISSKQLHYLIPTFPFAAVWLAGKWLELPGRRWGFMALLVAFAAAIGFLPELLAHSFPGSAVPGAMRWMALLPLLLAAWVYRRPFAMLVAFPLTVQLLLCLAGPVIRPYYDFKPFAQQITQMQDQGTPVAYIGHYANQFRFLGRGDRDLVALGKPADVQAWASQHPQGLLVAVVKKPSEQMRRLATEVYPYRTRFFVLMPSRDWLMLDTAAEDEE
- a CDS encoding radical SAM protein: MEYVHTFFKINKIKAGEIMPSPRKGIDIVLKISERCNLACTYCYFFFQEMDTHKENTAVIKMSTVEQLVLFVRQAVDEIGLSSVNIGLHGGEPLLMKKSHFENICRTLSEGIKPYCSLKLMCQTNGTLVDDQWLAIFEKYQVHVGVSIDGPKAIHDKSRIDHNGKGSYDETVRGIRMLAEAAKSGRIPSTGALCVANVEADGGELVKHMHQELGIKNFDLLFPREGHDSSLKQQQDKWIRYFKEVLDYWSENQKNNKLYMNTLNRILEMMLTEQHAECLDEYKSMQHNIINVSSEGQLGVDDNILSLDNALLDKNVTIFNTSLNQFLSSQLWQSLITAIDEKPQGCDGCEWFRSCRGGALFNRYQRGKGFKQNTVFCETMDFIHNYIAQYLVDKGLSLEELSNVLSKDPGYLAKNGLNTTIARAAARDVEIIRVSL